In Natrinema sp. SYSU A 869, the following proteins share a genomic window:
- a CDS encoding zinc-binding dehydrogenase, whose product MNLSRAAGAGKVIGFDPSPERRSIAADLGFDHVYDPTERDPVEVIDKVTDGRGADVHLETAGAVNETYPVIQETLAEEANVVHVSNASRAPNLATRKYQGSSAQLYGTEGHTGQQIYPRVIRLMSAGRLDNTSIITSTYSLSNADKALEQAAKRVDGKVLIEI is encoded by the coding sequence ATGAATCTCTCACGAGCGGCGGGTGCAGGCAAGGTTATCGGGTTCGATCCGTCGCCTGAACGACGGTCGATCGCGGCCGACCTCGGATTCGACCACGTATACGACCCAACGGAGCGAGATCCCGTCGAGGTCATCGACAAAGTCACCGATGGTCGTGGTGCAGATGTCCACCTCGAAACTGCAGGTGCTGTTAATGAAACCTATCCAGTTATTCAGGAGACGCTGGCCGAGGAGGCTAACGTCGTCCACGTCAGCAATGCCAGCCGTGCGCCCAATCTCGCGACCAGGAAGTATCAGGGCAGCAGTGCACAACTCTACGGCACGGAGGGACACACCGGACAACAGATTTACCCTCGAGTCATCCGTCTAATGAGCGCCGGACGACTCGACAATACGTCAATTATCACGTCGACGTATTCGCTATCGAATGCTGACAAGGCCCTCGAACAGGCAGCAAAACGGGTCGACGGGAAGGTACTCATAGAGATATAA
- a CDS encoding sugar phosphate isomerase/epimerase, whose amino-acid sequence MGVGYTTIMYDPAEVLSEGLGDFAACRYDGVEIGLGKVDYIGVDSLQESLEENGLDIYCVMAGWLNNEEDVEAAVDGAAIAAELDARFLGILPPPRGQETDETFDAWLDRICTAADEAGVTPVIHHHGASHIESPEEIEEWLKRAPDNLELLYDTAHYQPYGDVIDGIHRFADDIAYVHLKDIDPTVDFQSHVDTLSAGNVQYDSLFVFLTSFVDLGAGVIDFEAVNEALDEIGYDGQITIEIENERNDRLVHAKRNVDHWNDAIDA is encoded by the coding sequence ATGGGCGTAGGATATACGACCATCATGTACGACCCAGCGGAGGTACTGTCCGAGGGCCTCGGTGACTTCGCCGCCTGTCGATACGACGGCGTCGAGATCGGTCTCGGCAAAGTCGACTACATCGGCGTCGATTCCCTGCAGGAATCCCTCGAAGAAAACGGTCTCGACATCTACTGTGTCATGGCCGGGTGGCTCAACAACGAGGAAGACGTCGAGGCGGCGGTTGACGGGGCCGCGATCGCGGCCGAACTCGACGCTCGTTTCCTCGGGATCCTGCCGCCACCGCGAGGCCAGGAGACCGACGAGACGTTCGACGCGTGGCTCGACCGCATCTGTACGGCCGCCGACGAGGCTGGCGTCACGCCCGTAATTCACCATCACGGGGCATCTCACATCGAGAGCCCCGAGGAGATCGAGGAGTGGCTCAAGCGAGCGCCCGACAACCTCGAGCTGTTGTACGACACGGCACACTACCAGCCCTACGGCGATGTCATCGACGGCATCCATCGGTTCGCAGACGATATCGCGTACGTCCACCTCAAGGATATCGATCCGACCGTGGACTTCCAGAGTCACGTCGATACCCTCTCCGCGGGGAACGTCCAGTACGATAGCCTCTTCGTGTTCCTCACGTCGTTTGTCGACCTCGGCGCGGGCGTCATCGACTTCGAAGCCGTCAACGAGGCGCTCGACGAGATCGGCTACGACGGCCAGATCACGATCGAGATCGAGAACGAACGCAACGACAGGCTCGTCCACGCGAAGCGGAACGTCGACCACTGGAACGACGCGATCGACGCGTAA
- the iolM gene encoding scyllo-inosose 3-dehydrogenase: MQSLVVDAEWDPRAEYDVSDAERESKKAMNASQVWRNPELRVAERERPTPDDDEVLVRVQYAGICGSDVSMLETDDDGYVHYSAYLRLPNVTGHEFAGEIVETGDDAQLFEAGDLVTAEVTDYCGRCNMCRQGFNGHCENFEQIGFTIPGAFAEYVAVPEKLCWDVSALRETYETDDEALRAAATIEPSTITYHGLFARAEGILPGDYHVYHGAGPIGLTGMSVSQAAGAGEVIAFEPSDERREIARELGFEHVYNPIEDDPVETIASITDGEGVDVHVETAGAVAQTYPAIEDTLAETANVVHISNAGSDPGIALRKYQGNSAQLYGSEGHTGQQVYPRVIRLMAARQLDNRPIITSTFDLSNADDAIRQASERVDGKVLIEM, translated from the coding sequence ATGCAATCCCTTGTAGTGGACGCTGAGTGGGACCCCCGGGCAGAGTACGACGTTTCGGACGCCGAGCGCGAATCGAAGAAGGCGATGAACGCCTCCCAAGTGTGGCGAAACCCCGAACTCCGGGTGGCCGAACGGGAACGGCCGACGCCGGACGACGACGAAGTACTCGTCCGTGTACAGTATGCGGGCATCTGCGGGAGCGACGTCTCGATGCTCGAGACGGACGACGACGGCTATGTCCACTATTCGGCGTACCTCCGTCTTCCGAACGTGACCGGACACGAGTTCGCGGGCGAGATCGTCGAGACGGGCGACGACGCGCAACTGTTCGAGGCGGGCGATCTCGTCACTGCAGAGGTCACCGACTACTGCGGGCGCTGTAACATGTGTCGACAGGGGTTCAACGGCCACTGCGAGAACTTCGAACAGATCGGCTTCACCATCCCCGGTGCGTTCGCGGAGTATGTCGCTGTACCCGAAAAACTGTGCTGGGATGTCTCGGCTCTTCGGGAGACGTACGAGACGGACGACGAGGCGCTTCGAGCCGCCGCGACGATCGAACCGAGTACTATCACGTACCACGGGCTATTCGCTCGAGCCGAGGGGATCTTGCCCGGGGACTACCACGTCTACCACGGCGCGGGACCGATCGGGCTGACCGGGATGAGCGTCTCGCAGGCCGCCGGTGCGGGCGAGGTGATCGCGTTCGAGCCCTCGGACGAGCGCCGCGAGATCGCTCGCGAACTCGGGTTCGAACACGTCTACAACCCGATCGAAGACGATCCGGTCGAGACGATCGCGTCGATCACGGACGGTGAGGGTGTCGACGTCCACGTCGAGACCGCCGGTGCAGTCGCACAGACCTACCCCGCTATCGAGGACACGCTCGCGGAAACCGCAAACGTGGTCCACATCAGCAACGCTGGCTCCGATCCCGGGATCGCGCTGCGGAAGTATCAGGGCAACAGTGCCCAGCTCTACGGATCGGAAGGACACACCGGCCAGCAAGTCTACCCGCGAGTGATTAGACTGATGGCCGCCAGACAGCTCGACAACCGACCGATAATCACGTCCACGTTCGACCTCTCGAACGCCGACGACGCGATCCGGCAGGCGTCCGAGCGCGTCGACGGGAAGGTCCTCATCGAGATGTAG
- a CDS encoding thiamine pyrophosphate-binding protein: MPTLTGGEIIAQYLEKEGVEYLVGIPGHGSTNLLDAFNDSEVEVIQPRHEQGATHLADGYARASGDPLAVFTSIGPGATNTVTGAATAYVDSIPMVILTGAPQTHEYGQGILQELDRQKPGDFPSVMEPVTKRSFVVRDVERLPRILRRAFQIAVTGRPGPVHVDVPMDVQGNAADVEIPDPEETRTHSRPGGDPESIEEAADLLADADRPVIVPGGGCMLGEAWDEVQALAEHLKVPVIPTFQAKGIIPEDHDLFVGYAGWIGSSAGNELASNADVVLGIGCRFSDLHTSSFEQGVSFEIPPSKLIHVDIDNTEIGKNYPVEVGILGDAKVVTDQLHDAVSDRVDEVSTEDNEYYDEIQRLWADWQEQVEQRHTDDVPMSISRALASLREALPREGMIISSAGQSQEITNPEFPVYDPQTNISCGGFSTMGFGVSAAIGAKLAEPDRPVVDIEGDGSFLMCNQEVACAVEHDIDVTWLVVNNNGWKSIRNLQVDKYGWDRVLDTEFDEENTIDFVKMAEAFSIDFAERVVKPENLTATLEKAIDYDGPAFVEAVVEPDNPDSGAIITGEWDLADLEADD, translated from the coding sequence ATGCCCACGCTTACTGGTGGCGAGATTATCGCTCAGTATCTGGAAAAAGAGGGCGTAGAGTACCTGGTCGGTATCCCCGGTCACGGAAGCACGAACCTGCTCGACGCGTTCAACGACTCCGAGGTCGAGGTCATTCAGCCGCGCCACGAACAGGGTGCGACCCATCTCGCGGACGGGTACGCCCGCGCGTCCGGCGACCCGCTCGCGGTCTTCACCTCGATCGGTCCCGGAGCGACGAACACCGTTACGGGCGCCGCGACGGCGTACGTCGACTCGATCCCGATGGTCATCTTGACCGGTGCGCCACAGACCCACGAGTACGGACAGGGGATCCTGCAGGAACTCGACCGGCAGAAACCCGGCGATTTCCCGAGCGTTATGGAACCGGTGACCAAACGGAGTTTCGTCGTCCGCGACGTCGAACGACTCCCGCGGATCCTGCGACGCGCGTTCCAGATCGCCGTCACGGGCCGTCCGGGCCCCGTCCACGTCGACGTCCCGATGGACGTCCAGGGGAACGCCGCGGACGTTGAGATTCCGGACCCCGAGGAGACGCGCACGCATAGCCGACCGGGCGGTGACCCCGAGTCGATCGAGGAGGCCGCAGACCTGCTTGCCGACGCCGATCGACCCGTGATCGTCCCCGGCGGTGGCTGTATGCTCGGCGAGGCCTGGGACGAGGTCCAGGCGCTCGCCGAACATCTGAAAGTGCCCGTCATTCCGACATTTCAGGCGAAAGGAATTATACCCGAAGATCACGACCTCTTTGTGGGGTACGCGGGCTGGATCGGCTCATCCGCCGGGAACGAACTCGCGAGCAACGCGGACGTCGTCCTCGGGATCGGCTGTCGCTTCTCCGACCTGCACACCTCGTCGTTCGAACAGGGCGTCAGCTTCGAGATTCCGCCGAGCAAGCTGATTCACGTCGACATCGATAACACGGAGATCGGCAAGAACTACCCCGTCGAGGTCGGCATCCTCGGCGACGCCAAGGTCGTCACCGACCAACTCCATGACGCCGTCTCCGACCGCGTTGACGAAGTCTCGACCGAGGACAACGAGTACTACGACGAGATCCAGCGCCTGTGGGCTGACTGGCAGGAGCAGGTCGAACAGCGCCACACCGACGACGTCCCCATGAGTATCTCCCGGGCACTCGCGAGCCTCCGCGAGGCGCTCCCCCGCGAGGGAATGATCATCTCGAGCGCGGGCCAGTCCCAGGAGATCACGAATCCCGAGTTCCCCGTCTACGATCCCCAGACGAACATCTCCTGTGGCGGGTTCTCGACGATGGGATTCGGCGTCTCCGCCGCGATCGGTGCGAAGCTCGCCGAGCCCGACCGGCCAGTCGTCGACATCGAGGGCGACGGGAGCTTCCTGATGTGCAATCAGGAGGTCGCCTGCGCGGTCGAACACGACATCGATGTCACCTGGCTCGTGGTCAATAACAACGGCTGGAAGTCGATTCGCAACCTGCAGGTCGACAAGTACGGCTGGGACCGCGTCCTTGATACGGAGTTTGACGAGGAGAATACCATCGACTTCGTGAAGATGGCCGAGGCGTTCAGCATCGACTTCGCCGAACGGGTCGTCAAACCCGAAAACCTCACCGCGACGCTTGAGAAGGCCATCGATTACGACGGCCCCGCGTTCGTCGAGGCCGTCGTCGAACCGGACAACCCCGACTCCGGCGCGATCATCACCGGCGAGTGGGACCTCGCCGATCTCGAAGCGGACGACTGA
- a CDS encoding LLM class flavin-dependent oxidoreductase, with the protein MHGPPYCQVTMVRIDYMAHQEQYDPSTLLEYGEHATDSGYETVWTSDHFHPWFHTEADSGFAWSWLGAATERLDGPIGTCVTPATGHYHPGMIAQAFATLQHLHDDRVLLGLSTGEAMNETPLGFDWPEYPERRDRLEESLEIIRALWGDDEWVSDDVRDQIDEGFVTYDGERFELDEAKLYTMSEESPEIHIAANGPSTARLAARYADGFITVKKGEEYTDRLYPAIRRYAEEEGNDPDAIETTLLVTASYHPDYEQAFEATRPWWATTQNVFDRAMANPKEIEAEGEKATREEVEEKFLIADDPSMIAAQLEEYAEMGFDRIAVANTSPEPERLFDVMNDDVIPSL; encoded by the coding sequence ATGCACGGTCCTCCGTACTGTCAGGTGACGATGGTTAGGATCGACTACATGGCGCATCAAGAGCAGTACGACCCGTCGACGCTGTTAGAATACGGGGAACACGCCACGGACAGCGGCTACGAAACCGTCTGGACGTCGGATCACTTTCACCCGTGGTTCCACACGGAAGCAGACTCCGGGTTCGCGTGGTCCTGGCTCGGTGCCGCCACCGAACGGCTGGACGGCCCGATCGGAACGTGCGTGACGCCCGCGACGGGACATTACCATCCCGGAATGATCGCACAGGCGTTCGCCACGCTTCAGCACCTCCACGACGATCGGGTGCTGCTCGGGCTCTCCACCGGCGAGGCGATGAACGAGACGCCGCTGGGCTTCGACTGGCCCGAGTATCCCGAACGCCGCGACCGGCTCGAGGAGTCCCTCGAGATCATTCGCGCCCTCTGGGGCGACGACGAGTGGGTCAGTGACGATGTCCGCGATCAGATCGACGAGGGGTTCGTCACCTACGACGGGGAGCGGTTCGAACTCGATGAGGCCAAACTGTACACGATGTCCGAGGAGTCCCCAGAGATTCACATCGCGGCCAACGGGCCGAGCACCGCTCGACTCGCGGCGCGGTACGCCGACGGGTTCATCACCGTCAAGAAAGGCGAAGAGTACACCGATCGGCTCTACCCGGCGATCCGTCGGTACGCCGAGGAGGAGGGGAACGATCCGGACGCGATCGAAACAACGCTGCTCGTGACCGCGTCCTACCACCCCGACTACGAACAGGCCTTCGAGGCAACGCGGCCGTGGTGGGCGACGACCCAGAACGTCTTCGACCGGGCGATGGCGAACCCGAAGGAGATCGAGGCCGAGGGTGAGAAGGCGACCCGCGAGGAGGTCGAAGAGAAGTTCCTGATCGCCGACGATCCGTCGATGATCGCGGCCCAGCTCGAGGAGTACGCCGAGATGGGCTTCGATCGGATCGCGGTCGCGAACACCAGTCCGGAGCCCGAACGGCTGTTCGACGTGATGAACGACGACGTAATCCCGTCGCTGTAA
- a CDS encoding mandelate racemase/muconate lactonizing enzyme family protein gives MYEDFASTLAATMWTDFDETPDRDGPTAEITDIDSFVIDGNFPWTIITLETDQGVTGIGEAYPSPGVHEIVTDYLRPVLVGENPLDVERLYNLMRESLSGRGSQWGVGTIAISGIEIALWDAAGKILDQPIYQLLGGKTRDEVRVYADCHAGEAMVSSAEEGQEETTYEPEAYAQAARLAVDDGFDAVKFDLDVPSGRDIDTLSRHFDPPEIEHKRSVVEAVTEEVGDDAEVAVDLHWNFSPETAERLCRAIEPYDLAWVEDPLPPENTDAMRELEESTDVTLLTGENRYGRHGFRDLIEEQAVDFLAPDVPKTGGIAETKKIADMAEAYYQALIPHNIGSPVATIATAHVGATVPNFVAMEYHAREVPWWDDLVAQDEPLIQNGRITVPDGPGLGIELDWDVVDEHRKTRS, from the coding sequence ATGTACGAGGACTTTGCATCCACGCTCGCAGCGACGATGTGGACCGACTTCGACGAGACACCCGACCGGGACGGGCCGACGGCCGAGATAACGGACATCGACTCCTTCGTTATTGACGGCAACTTCCCGTGGACGATCATCACGCTCGAGACCGACCAGGGCGTGACGGGGATCGGCGAGGCCTACCCCTCGCCGGGCGTCCACGAGATCGTCACGGACTACCTCCGACCCGTACTCGTCGGAGAGAACCCGCTCGACGTCGAGCGGCTCTACAACCTCATGCGCGAGAGCCTCTCGGGTCGAGGGTCACAGTGGGGTGTCGGAACGATCGCCATCAGCGGCATCGAGATCGCGCTCTGGGACGCAGCCGGGAAGATTCTCGACCAGCCGATCTACCAATTGCTCGGCGGGAAGACCCGCGATGAGGTTCGCGTCTACGCCGACTGTCACGCCGGGGAAGCGATGGTCTCCTCGGCCGAGGAGGGCCAAGAGGAGACGACCTACGAACCCGAGGCGTACGCACAGGCCGCCCGGCTGGCGGTCGACGACGGCTTCGACGCGGTCAAGTTCGACCTCGACGTTCCGTCCGGCCGGGACATTGATACGCTCTCGAGGCACTTCGACCCGCCGGAGATCGAGCACAAGCGCTCCGTCGTCGAGGCCGTCACCGAGGAGGTCGGCGACGACGCCGAGGTCGCGGTCGACCTCCACTGGAACTTCAGTCCCGAAACCGCCGAACGACTCTGTCGGGCCATCGAGCCCTACGACCTCGCGTGGGTCGAGGACCCGCTCCCGCCCGAGAACACCGACGCGATGCGGGAGCTCGAAGAGTCGACCGACGTGACGTTGCTGACCGGCGAGAACCGCTACGGCCGACACGGGTTCCGCGACCTGATCGAGGAGCAAGCGGTGGACTTCCTCGCCCCCGACGTCCCGAAGACCGGCGGCATCGCCGAGACGAAGAAGATCGCGGACATGGCCGAGGCCTACTATCAGGCGCTCATCCCGCACAACATCGGGAGCCCGGTCGCGACGATCGCGACCGCCCACGTCGGCGCGACGGTCCCGAACTTCGTCGCCATGGAGTACCACGCCCGCGAGGTGCCATGGTGGGATGACCTCGTCGCCCAGGACGAACCGCTCATTCAGAACGGACGAATCACGGTCCCCGACGGGCCCGGACTCGGCATCGAACTCGACTGGGACGTCGTCGACGAACACCGGAAGACGCGGTCCTGA
- a CDS encoding CoA-acylating methylmalonate-semialdehyde dehydrogenase yields MSEQRERAVSPDVRNRVDNYVGGQWNTPASETSQPVLDPATGDELATVEYSTVETVDDAVQTADEAFEEWRRTPVVERVQYLFDLKTELENRLDEIATALSREHGKTIAEARGEIKRGIENVEVACGMPNMMREGSGNVEDVARDMDEYAVRQPLGVFTAITPFNFPAMIPLWFLPYAVASGNTFVLKPSEKVPLSSQLIFEAVDAAGFPDGVVNLVNGGADTVNALLEHDDIEGVSFVGSSPVAKHVYETAAEHGKRVQAQGGAKNYAVVTEHASVDDAVPNVIGSVYGNAGQRCLANDVVVGVGDVYDNLRGQLIDAAENLTVGAGVDEDTDVGPLITGDSRERVLDLIDNALDEGAELVLDGRDFEHPDAELDGHFLGPTLLEGVTTDMEIAQEEIFGPVLCLADAADLDEAIEMVNSTKYGNASSIYTESGSEARQYKYEVNAGNIGVNVGVCAPMGFFHFGGRKASFFGDLHAQGEDAVNFYTEKTIQIERWYS; encoded by the coding sequence ATGTCCGAGCAACGAGAGCGAGCCGTTTCGCCAGACGTTCGTAACCGCGTTGACAACTACGTCGGCGGGCAGTGGAACACGCCCGCCAGCGAGACCTCTCAGCCCGTACTCGACCCTGCCACGGGGGACGAACTCGCAACAGTCGAGTATTCGACCGTCGAGACTGTCGACGACGCAGTCCAGACGGCAGACGAGGCGTTCGAGGAGTGGCGACGGACTCCCGTCGTCGAACGAGTACAGTATCTCTTCGATCTGAAGACCGAACTCGAGAACCGGCTCGATGAGATCGCGACCGCGCTGTCCCGCGAACACGGGAAGACCATCGCGGAAGCCCGCGGTGAGATCAAGCGCGGCATCGAGAACGTCGAGGTGGCCTGTGGAATGCCGAACATGATGCGCGAGGGCAGCGGCAACGTCGAAGACGTCGCGCGCGACATGGACGAATACGCCGTCCGCCAACCCCTCGGCGTTTTCACCGCCATCACACCCTTTAATTTCCCGGCGATGATCCCGCTGTGGTTCCTTCCATACGCGGTCGCGTCCGGGAACACGTTCGTACTCAAACCCAGCGAGAAGGTCCCGTTGAGTTCCCAGCTCATCTTCGAGGCCGTCGACGCGGCCGGTTTCCCGGACGGGGTCGTAAACCTCGTCAACGGCGGGGCAGACACCGTCAACGCGTTGCTCGAGCACGACGACATCGAAGGCGTCTCGTTCGTCGGGAGTTCCCCCGTCGCCAAGCACGTCTACGAGACCGCCGCCGAGCACGGGAAGCGCGTACAGGCCCAAGGCGGCGCGAAGAACTACGCTGTCGTCACCGAGCACGCCTCAGTCGACGACGCCGTCCCGAACGTCATCGGCTCCGTCTACGGCAACGCCGGCCAGCGCTGTCTCGCCAACGATGTCGTCGTCGGTGTTGGCGATGTCTACGACAATCTCCGCGGGCAGTTGATCGACGCTGCGGAGAACCTCACCGTCGGTGCCGGCGTCGACGAGGACACCGATGTCGGGCCGCTGATCACGGGCGACTCGCGCGAACGTGTACTCGATCTGATCGACAACGCACTCGACGAGGGGGCCGAACTCGTCCTCGACGGACGGGACTTCGAACACCCGGACGCGGAACTGGACGGTCACTTCCTCGGCCCGACGCTCCTCGAGGGCGTCACGACCGACATGGAGATCGCACAGGAGGAAATCTTCGGTCCGGTACTGTGTCTCGCTGACGCTGCGGACCTGGACGAAGCGATCGAGATGGTCAACTCGACGAAGTACGGGAACGCGTCCTCGATTTACACCGAGTCCGGAAGCGAGGCGCGCCAGTACAAGTACGAGGTCAACGCGGGGAACATCGGCGTCAACGTCGGCGTCTGTGCCCCGATGGGCTTCTTCCACTTCGGCGGCCGGAAAGCATCGTTCTTCGGCGACCTCCACGCCCAAGGAGAGGACGCGGTCAACTTCTACACCGAGAAGACGATCCAGATCGAGCGCTGGTACAGCTAA
- a CDS encoding IclR family transcriptional regulator — MAKTTKPRTIQAVGITLEIIDYLHEHDRARITEIAHELGRSKGTIHCHLATLLEKEHVVKNGETYQLGLRYLELSEGVKDRLGIYDAVTDELADLAEQSDELVQFATEEHGRAVYLYKNGSERAVQTASSIGKREYLHCISLGKAILAHYPRERVEEIIDRHGLPEYTSQTITDRDELFEELETIRERGYAFDDEEKIEGLRCIAAPVKAGKNEVFGAVSVSGPSSRMTGDRYREELPNMVTRSANVIGINAKFS; from the coding sequence ATGGCAAAGACGACGAAGCCGAGAACGATTCAGGCGGTGGGGATTACGCTCGAGATCATCGATTACTTGCACGAACACGATCGTGCACGGATCACGGAAATCGCACACGAACTCGGTCGGTCGAAGGGGACAATCCACTGCCATCTGGCGACGCTGCTCGAGAAGGAACACGTCGTGAAGAACGGAGAGACCTACCAGCTCGGTCTCCGATACCTCGAACTCAGCGAGGGAGTGAAGGACCGGCTCGGAATCTACGATGCCGTAACTGACGAATTGGCCGATCTGGCTGAACAGTCCGACGAGCTGGTTCAGTTCGCAACGGAGGAACACGGTCGTGCGGTATACCTCTACAAGAACGGCAGCGAGCGGGCCGTTCAGACGGCCTCGTCGATCGGCAAACGGGAATACCTCCACTGCATCTCGCTCGGAAAGGCGATCCTCGCTCACTATCCGCGGGAACGCGTCGAAGAGATCATCGATCGGCACGGACTCCCGGAGTATACCTCGCAGACGATCACCGATCGGGACGAACTCTTCGAGGAACTCGAGACGATCCGTGAGCGCGGGTACGCGTTCGACGACGAGGAGAAGATCGAAGGACTCCGGTGTATTGCAGCGCCGGTAAAGGCCGGCAAAAACGAGGTGTTCGGTGCTGTAAGCGTTTCCGGGCCGTCGAGTCGAATGACGGGTGACCGGTACCGGGAGGAGCTTCCCAATATGGTCACTCGCTCCGCAAACGTGATCGGAATCAACGCCAAGTTCTCCTGA
- a CDS encoding sugar phosphate isomerase/epimerase family protein — MGTGYTTIMYDAENVEDALGDIAACRYDGVEISLEKIRANGPETVDQWLETYDIDLYLAMSEWIETEDAVQRVIDDMPAVADLGAEFVGILPPQRARYDEATVEEWLARISDAAVDAGVRPVVHHHGATAIERPTEIQRYLDAVDGLELLFDTAHYYPYGDDFPGGDVTDGIKRFADDIAYVHLKDIDPVKDFAANRDALSAADFHLDNVINYFRSFTDLGEGILDFEALHESLADAGYEGHYTIEIENRTDRPLVHAKENYDYWSSVGNT, encoded by the coding sequence ATGGGAACTGGCTACACCACTATCATGTACGATGCCGAAAACGTAGAGGATGCACTCGGCGATATCGCTGCCTGTCGGTACGACGGGGTTGAGATTAGCCTCGAGAAAATTCGTGCAAACGGACCTGAAACCGTCGACCAGTGGCTCGAGACGTACGATATCGATCTCTATCTCGCGATGAGTGAGTGGATCGAAACCGAGGACGCGGTTCAGCGAGTGATCGACGACATGCCGGCCGTCGCCGACCTCGGGGCCGAGTTCGTCGGGATACTGCCGCCACAACGGGCCCGGTACGACGAGGCGACCGTCGAGGAGTGGCTGGCCCGGATCAGTGACGCGGCCGTCGATGCCGGGGTACGGCCGGTCGTGCACCACCACGGTGCGACGGCCATCGAACGGCCCACGGAGATCCAGCGCTACCTCGATGCCGTCGACGGACTGGAACTCCTGTTCGATACCGCTCACTACTACCCCTACGGCGATGATTTCCCCGGGGGCGACGTAACTGACGGGATCAAGCGCTTCGCCGACGATATCGCCTACGTCCACCTCAAGGACATCGACCCGGTCAAGGACTTCGCGGCGAACCGGGACGCGCTCTCTGCGGCCGACTTCCACCTAGACAACGTCATCAACTACTTCCGTTCGTTCACTGACTTGGGAGAGGGAATTCTCGATTTCGAGGCACTCCACGAGTCACTCGCGGACGCCGGCTATGAGGGACACTACACCATCGAAATCGAAAATCGGACCGACCGTCCGCTCGTCCACGCCAAGGAGAACTACGACTACTGGTCGTCAGTCGGAAACACGTAA